One window from the genome of Streptobacillus canis encodes:
- the sppA gene encoding signal peptide peptidase SppA — MIIIYSIIQAIIIVLILVLILGLVSFAIRKIFKKDKNVSNLKLKKIRKIVIANDELFEDTEKGGLNDKLSFFEFKSAIKKINEINSVEEVILDIDNMELNSTQIDELKEIFKEMNKSKKVIALASNLDNRKYRIAMLADTIYMYNSLNSSMVLKGYSRSFIYFKNLFDRIGLKVNVLHIGDYKSAGENFHREEMSEEQRISITRIYDKMLENFLEEVKERRNIDIREKLFKGDFVLVKHSVAKENGLIDGISNFDKLEIDYSTNTDSLISFAKKVKKKNKSKNVIGVICAEGEILSRSNSKSVITYDDILEKIEELQEIENLKGVILRINSPGGSALESERIYKELKNLGVPIFVSMGQVAASGGYYISTVSKKIFVNKNTITGSIGVVSMYPTFDEVSKKIGLNIETVSSGIATELFDLKQVLSPELKEKLIQNMQDVYIEFKRHVMTARIMTDERLEKIAQGRIWLGEEAVQIGLADKVGTFDDCLEEMMKYLDIKDCKLYYAVKKTTIMDSIKSMNPLPFSLEINHELDIILKNKYKPMYYMNIKID, encoded by the coding sequence ATGATAATAATATATTCTATAATACAAGCAATAATAATTGTATTAATTTTGGTTTTAATTTTAGGGTTAGTATCATTTGCAATTAGGAAAATATTTAAGAAAGATAAAAATGTTAGTAACTTAAAATTGAAAAAAATAAGAAAAATAGTAATTGCAAATGATGAATTATTTGAAGATACAGAAAAAGGAGGATTAAACGATAAACTTTCTTTTTTTGAATTTAAGTCGGCAATAAAAAAAATAAATGAAATAAATAGTGTAGAAGAAGTAATACTTGATATAGATAATATGGAATTAAATTCTACTCAAATAGATGAATTAAAGGAAATTTTTAAAGAAATGAATAAATCTAAGAAAGTAATTGCTTTAGCCTCTAATTTAGATAATAGAAAGTATAGAATAGCTATGCTTGCAGATACAATATATATGTATAATTCTTTAAATTCATCTATGGTATTAAAGGGTTATTCAAGATCTTTTATATATTTTAAAAATTTGTTTGATAGAATAGGATTAAAAGTAAATGTTTTACATATCGGAGATTACAAATCAGCAGGTGAAAATTTTCATAGAGAAGAAATGTCGGAAGAGCAAAGAATATCTATAACTAGAATTTATGATAAGATGTTAGAAAATTTTTTAGAAGAGGTTAAAGAAAGAAGAAATATTGATATTAGAGAAAAATTATTTAAAGGTGATTTTGTATTAGTAAAGCATAGTGTTGCTAAAGAAAATGGGTTAATAGATGGAATTTCTAATTTTGATAAATTAGAAATAGATTATTCAACAAATACAGATAGTTTAATATCTTTTGCAAAAAAAGTTAAGAAGAAAAATAAAAGTAAAAATGTAATAGGTGTAATATGTGCTGAAGGAGAAATATTATCTAGGAGTAATTCAAAAAGTGTTATTACATATGATGATATATTAGAAAAAATTGAAGAGTTACAAGAAATTGAAAATCTTAAAGGAGTAATATTAAGAATTAATTCACCAGGAGGAAGTGCTTTAGAATCTGAAAGAATATATAAAGAATTAAAAAATTTAGGAGTTCCAATTTTTGTATCCATGGGTCAAGTTGCTGCTAGTGGAGGTTATTATATTTCTACAGTATCTAAAAAAATATTTGTAAATAAAAATACAATAACAGGTTCTATAGGTGTTGTGAGTATGTATCCTACTTTTGATGAGGTAAGTAAAAAAATTGGATTAAATATAGAAACAGTAAGTTCAGGTATAGCTACAGAATTATTTGATTTAAAACAAGTATTAAGCCCAGAACTTAAAGAAAAATTAATTCAAAATATGCAAGATGTTTATATAGAATTTAAAAGACATGTTATGACAGCTAGGATAATGACTGATGAAAGATTAGAAAAAATTGCTCAAGGTAGAATATGGCTAGGAGAAGAAGCTGTACAAATAGGTCTTGCAGATAAAGTGGGGACTTTTGATGATTGTTTAGAGGAGATGATGAAATATCTTGATATTAAAGATTGTAAATTATATTATGCAGTTAAAAAAACAACTATTATGGATAGCATTAAGTCAATGAATCCATTGCCATTTTCATTAGAAATAAATCATGAATTAGATATTATTTTAAAAAATAAATATAAGCCAATGTATTATATGAATATAAAAATAGATTAA
- a CDS encoding LLM class flavin-dependent oxidoreductase yields the protein MKIELGISTFGETTIIEQTGKAISHAERIRNLVEEIELADKVGLDVYGIGEHHRDDFAVSNPEIILAAGAVNTKNIKLTSAVTVLSSADPIRIYQNFATVDALSKGRAEIMVGRGSFIESFPLFGYNLADYDELFKEKLDMLLAIKENEILNWKGTTHTHKVDGKGVYPRAEKLDVWVGTGGNLESTVNIALQGLPVAYAILGGGISGFKGLINHYRNIGLRANHPIENLKVAAHSWGFIAKDKEEAIKKYYYPTKLVMDRIAEERAHWSKLTWDRYLNMVGDDDVMFVGDPETVANKLIRMIEELGLNRFLLHLPLGSLPHEDILESIRLFGEEVAPKVREYFKDK from the coding sequence ATGAAAATTGAATTAGGAATTTCAACATTTGGAGAAACAACAATTATTGAGCAAACTGGGAAAGCAATATCTCATGCAGAAAGAATTAGAAATTTAGTTGAAGAAATTGAACTTGCGGATAAAGTAGGATTAGATGTTTATGGAATAGGAGAACACCACAGAGATGATTTTGCAGTATCTAATCCTGAAATTATTCTTGCTGCAGGGGCTGTTAATACTAAAAATATTAAACTTACAAGTGCAGTTACGGTTTTATCTTCTGCAGATCCAATAAGAATATATCAAAACTTTGCAACAGTTGATGCACTTTCTAAAGGAAGAGCAGAAATTATGGTAGGACGTGGATCATTCATTGAGTCTTTTCCATTATTTGGATATAATTTAGCAGATTATGATGAATTATTTAAAGAAAAATTAGATATGTTATTAGCAATAAAAGAAAATGAAATTTTAAATTGGAAAGGGACAACTCATACTCATAAAGTAGATGGAAAGGGTGTTTATCCTAGAGCAGAAAAACTTGATGTATGGGTTGGTACAGGAGGTAATCTTGAATCAACTGTAAATATTGCTTTACAAGGATTACCAGTTGCATACGCTATTTTAGGTGGAGGAATTTCTGGATTTAAGGGATTAATTAATCATTACAGAAATATTGGATTAAGAGCAAATCATCCTATTGAAAACCTTAAGGTTGCTGCTCATTCTTGGGGATTTATTGCTAAAGATAAGGAAGAAGCTATAAAAAAATATTATTATCCTACTAAATTGGTAATGGATAGAATAGCTGAAGAAAGAGCACATTGGAGTAAATTAACTTGGGATAGATATTTAAATATGGTTGGTGATGACGATGTAATGTTTGTTGGAGACCCTGAAACTGTTGCTAATAAATTAATTAGAATGATAGAAGAATTAGGACTAAATAGATTTTTATTACATTTACCATTAGGATCTTTACCTCATGAAGATATTTTAGAATCTATAAGATTATTTGGAGAAGAAGTTGCTCCTAAAGTAAGAGAATATTTTAAAGATAAATAA
- a CDS encoding cation diffusion facilitator family transporter → MKNIEFDYHHAKHYKVQNQSKKTLWISLVLTAVFAMLELFGGLISGSLALVSDSFHMISDVIALVFSMVAIFYASKKPTQKYTYGYLRVEIIAAFLNGLALILIAFGIIYEAVKRVINPQNINFSLMITIAVIGLVINIVLTLVLMNSLKHEENLNIKSALWHFLGDLLNSVGVIITGILVKYTGLILLDPIISAVISIVIMMGGFKIIKKSLNILMEAVPEELDIAKIRDSILKIDNVKNVHEFHLWSISEGLYSLSFHVLLKEYNGINDYDIVKNISNILKEEYGIEHVTIQIEDPEINIHTEEALDE, encoded by the coding sequence ATGAAAAATATAGAATTTGATTATCATCATGCGAAGCATTATAAGGTACAGAATCAATCTAAAAAAACTTTATGGATTAGTTTAGTACTTACAGCAGTATTTGCAATGTTAGAATTATTTGGTGGACTAATTTCAGGTTCACTTGCATTAGTTTCTGATTCATTTCATATGATATCAGATGTAATAGCTTTGGTATTTAGTATGGTTGCAATTTTTTATGCTTCTAAAAAACCAACTCAGAAATATACTTATGGATATTTAAGAGTAGAAATTATAGCAGCTTTTTTAAATGGTCTTGCTTTAATACTTATAGCTTTTGGAATAATTTATGAAGCTGTTAAAAGAGTAATTAATCCACAGAATATAAATTTTAGTTTAATGATAACAATAGCGGTTATAGGTTTAGTAATAAATATAGTACTTACATTAGTACTTATGAATAGTTTGAAACATGAAGAAAACTTAAACATTAAAAGTGCCTTATGGCATTTTTTAGGGGATTTATTAAATTCAGTTGGAGTAATTATTACAGGAATACTTGTTAAATATACAGGATTAATATTATTAGATCCAATAATAAGTGCGGTAATAAGCATAGTAATAATGATGGGTGGATTTAAGATAATCAAAAAATCGTTAAATATTCTAATGGAAGCAGTACCTGAAGAATTAGACATAGCTAAGATAAGAGATAGTATATTAAAAATAGATAATGTTAAAAATGTACATGAATTCCATCTTTGGTCTATTTCAGAAGGACTATATAGCTTATCATTTCATGTATTATTAAAGGAATATAATGGTATAAATGATTATGATATAGTAAAAAATATTTCAAATATATTGAAAGAAGAATACGGTATAGAGCATGTAACTATACAAATTGAAGATCCAGAAATAAATATACATACAGAGGAAGCCTTAGATGAATGA
- a CDS encoding DUF1700 domain-containing protein, translated as MTKKEFMRKLDIYLKDLDYTDKKSVFDFYEEYFADLGIEDNDKIPTDMDPKIISRDILVELGIKKEEKWKRRGSFTSILLFLSGIITAPIAIPAIILVLVLIPLLFLFIIGVIAIPFIILWSLFTIPFKVIGLGSSFLVGSIGGLFILIGLAIIFIPIIISISKFIISIISDILMRIYRIISSKKKKKYSFTFKKGNTYFQEVESEDIFDEEIKEEIISLEGLKKIKFNDILGNVKIVRGNENNLKIMNFIDKIELIKVFNDGVLDLSIDSNKAVEILIEKLPTIVIEYKEENLDVEVDSLLGNIYYEYPKEGNLDIDSILGTLKVNLGEEKNIDISVDSKLGSLKIDDSIDKKLSSKKKIRIDSILGMVKIY; from the coding sequence ATGACTAAAAAAGAATTTATGAGGAAATTAGATATATATTTAAAAGATTTAGATTATACTGATAAAAAATCAGTATTTGATTTTTATGAAGAGTATTTTGCGGATTTAGGTATAGAAGATAATGATAAAATACCAACGGATATGGATCCTAAAATTATATCAAGGGATATTTTAGTGGAATTAGGGATAAAAAAAGAAGAAAAATGGAAAAGAAGAGGTTCATTTACTTCAATATTATTATTTCTTAGTGGTATAATTACAGCACCAATTGCAATACCAGCTATTATATTAGTATTAGTATTAATTCCTTTATTATTTTTATTTATAATTGGAGTAATAGCAATACCATTTATAATCTTGTGGTCATTATTTACAATACCATTTAAAGTTATTGGTCTTGGTTCATCTTTCTTAGTTGGCTCTATTGGAGGATTATTTATATTAATAGGATTAGCTATAATATTTATTCCTATAATAATATCAATTTCAAAATTTATTATATCAATAATTTCTGATATTTTAATGAGAATATATAGAATTATATCATCAAAGAAAAAAAAGAAATATTCATTTACTTTTAAAAAAGGAAATACATATTTTCAAGAAGTTGAAAGTGAAGATATTTTTGATGAGGAAATTAAAGAAGAAATAATATCACTTGAAGGACTAAAGAAAATAAAATTTAATGATATTTTAGGGAATGTTAAAATAGTTAGAGGAAATGAAAATAATTTAAAAATAATGAATTTTATTGATAAAATAGAACTAATTAAAGTATTTAATGATGGTGTTCTTGATTTATCGATTGATTCAAATAAAGCAGTTGAAATACTTATAGAAAAATTACCAACAATAGTTATAGAATATAAAGAAGAAAATTTAGATGTAGAGGTAGATTCATTATTAGGAAATATTTATTATGAATATCCAAAAGAAGGTAATTTAGATATTGATTCAATACTTGGGACATTAAAAGTTAATCTTGGTGAAGAAAAAAATATAGATATATCAGTAGATAGTAAATTAGGATCTTTAAAAATAGATGATAGTATAGACAAAAAATTAAGTTCTAAAAAGAAAATAAGAATAGATTCTATATTAGGGATGGTTAAAATATATTAG
- a CDS encoding PadR family transcriptional regulator gives MQISSEILDFCVLSCLNKEDLYGYILTQKVQDRIKISESTLYPVLRRLQKKDFLETYDSSFQGRNRRYYRITVEGKKELKKFTNEWLELKKEIESFIEEAGLYD, from the coding sequence GTGCAAATAAGTAGTGAAATATTAGATTTTTGTGTACTTTCTTGTTTGAATAAGGAAGATTTATATGGTTATATTCTTACTCAAAAAGTTCAAGATAGAATTAAAATTAGTGAATCAACCCTCTATCCAGTACTTAGAAGATTACAAAAAAAAGATTTTCTTGAAACTTATGATAGTTCTTTTCAAGGTAGAAATAGAAGGTATTATAGGATAACTGTAGAAGGAAAAAAGGAGCTAAAAAAATTTACAAATGAGTGGTTAGAGTTAAAAAAAGAAATAGAATCATTTATTGAGGAGGCAGGATTATATGACTAA
- the aphA gene encoding acid phosphatase AphA encodes MKKTILLLAFLTAGNLFAAGPKLPYTHQGFKTNDNVQIAVNFVSIDGIKESIKDMPPMTVSFDIDDTLIFSSQYFQYGFTYGPELGWGNNPKEVLNNQNFWDYVAEQADKHSIPKQSAIDIIKMHLERGDKIAFITGRTPHRNLENGTITETSLALQKSLKLPYAVPIWYTSETPLDGNKWDKTYYIKKVGSKIHYGDSDNDILAAREAGIRGIRVQRSYSSTNRQQLNGGYGEEVVINSAW; translated from the coding sequence ATGAAAAAAACAATTTTACTATTAGCATTTTTAACTGCTGGAAACTTATTTGCTGCAGGTCCAAAATTACCTTATACTCATCAAGGTTTTAAAACTAATGATAATGTTCAAATAGCTGTAAACTTTGTTTCTATTGATGGTATTAAAGAAAGTATTAAAGATATGCCACCTATGACTGTATCTTTTGATATTGATGATACTTTAATTTTTTCAAGTCAATATTTCCAATACGGATTTACTTACGGTCCTGAATTAGGTTGGGGAAACAATCCTAAAGAGGTTTTAAATAACCAAAATTTCTGGGATTATGTTGCAGAACAAGCTGATAAACACTCTATTCCTAAACAATCTGCAATTGATATAATAAAAATGCATTTAGAAAGAGGAGATAAAATTGCTTTTATAACTGGTAGAACTCCTCATAGAAATTTAGAAAATGGTACAATTACTGAAACTTCATTAGCATTACAAAAATCTTTAAAATTACCTTATGCTGTACCAATTTGGTATACTTCTGAAACACCTTTAGATGGTAACAAATGGGATAAAACTTATTATATTAAAAAAGTTGGTTCAAAAATCCATTATGGAGATTCTGATAATGATATTTTAGCTGCAAGAGAAGCTGGAATTAGAGGTATTAGAGTTCAAAGATCATATTCATCAACTAATAGACAACAACTAAATGGGGGATACGGAGAAGAAGTAGTTATTAACTCTGCATGGTAA
- the uraA gene encoding uracil permease has translation MSLRKIIQIDEKVPKSLLVPLSFQHTFAMFGGSILIPIIFGINPNIALFMNGIGTLIFLWITRNKVPAYLGSSGAFIAPTLYIISKYGLGMDYDYALGGFVFVGLIGCILSFVIYKFGTDWINIILPPAAMGAVVSLIGFDLAKLTVSGGKIGANIMTDNPSSTSILVFAITLVTAILGSVLFRKFFATIPILIAIIVGYIASVILGVVDLTVVINTPLFTLPNFAIAKFDIKALLAMLPVVLVIVSEHISHQVVTSRIVGKDLIKDPGLHRSLFGDNFSTMLSGLIGGVPTTTYGENIGVMAITGVYSIQVIKGAAIISICMAFIGPFSALIQSIPGDVIGGVTFLLYGMIGTSGLRLLVEEKVDFNKPQNLILTSVIFIAGLSGLKFTVLGMEFQGMNLAAILGIIISILFYVFDKLNIMNEKWN, from the coding sequence ATGAGTTTAAGAAAAATAATACAAATTGATGAAAAAGTACCGAAATCATTATTGGTACCACTTAGTTTTCAACATACATTTGCTATGTTTGGAGGTTCTATTTTAATACCAATAATATTTGGTATAAATCCTAATATAGCATTGTTTATGAATGGGATAGGAACTTTAATATTTTTATGGATTACAAGAAATAAGGTTCCAGCATATTTAGGTTCAAGTGGAGCATTTATTGCACCAACTTTATATATTATATCTAAATATGGTTTAGGTATGGATTATGATTATGCATTAGGAGGATTTGTATTTGTAGGATTGATAGGATGTATTCTATCTTTTGTAATATATAAATTTGGAACAGATTGGATAAATATAATACTTCCACCAGCTGCCATGGGTGCTGTAGTTTCATTAATAGGATTTGATCTTGCCAAATTAACAGTTTCAGGGGGAAAAATTGGTGCAAATATTATGACAGATAATCCAAGTTCTACAAGTATTTTAGTATTTGCTATAACCCTTGTTACAGCAATATTGGGTTCAGTTTTATTTAGAAAATTTTTTGCAACTATACCTATACTTATAGCAATAATAGTAGGATATATAGCTTCAGTTATATTAGGAGTTGTTGATCTAACAGTTGTAATTAATACACCTTTGTTTACATTACCTAATTTTGCAATTGCTAAATTTGATATAAAAGCTTTACTTGCAATGTTACCGGTAGTATTAGTAATAGTATCTGAACATATATCACATCAAGTAGTTACAAGTAGAATAGTAGGAAAGGATTTAATTAAAGATCCAGGATTACATAGAAGCTTATTTGGAGATAATTTCTCTACTATGTTATCAGGATTAATAGGAGGAGTACCGACTACAACTTATGGAGAAAATATAGGAGTTATGGCCATTACTGGAGTATATAGTATCCAGGTAATTAAAGGAGCTGCGATAATTTCTATTTGCATGGCCTTTATAGGACCGTTTTCAGCCTTAATACAATCAATACCAGGAGATGTTATAGGTGGAGTTACGTTTCTTCTATATGGAATGATAGGGACATCAGGATTGAGGTTGTTAGTTGAAGAAAAAGTAGATTTTAATAAACCACAAAATTTAATTTTAACTTCAGTAATTTTTATAGCTGGCCTTTCAGGACTAAAATTTACAGTTTTAGGAATGGAATTTCAAGGAATGAATTTAGCAGCAATTTTAGGGATAATAATAAGTATACTTTTTTATGTATTTGATAAATTAAATATCATGAATGAGAAATGGAATTAA